A genome region from Triticum aestivum cultivar Chinese Spring chromosome 2B, IWGSC CS RefSeq v2.1, whole genome shotgun sequence includes the following:
- the LOC123040821 gene encoding uncharacterized protein — MLRRRFVNLVAQNSDGVYSLRRIEAAKHLFYPSIKEAEESANDEKKKYKTLRRLPDPITSFDPSPVGVLFPGLEWFELLAPRSGEGQIVSSNKAGDTVMFDADKSLYLTLPNLYQAKGTSPVSFSVTHPGSGQDSLYVLHRYPGQAVAQARFLPDRSEYPPSCFEVLEYRALSNDVRDPIKGWDWRLLPPPPFVRQPGYRPSMINSHTTIKDANGCTTICISSDKIGTYCFDTWCFDSTHHLGWKHLDVWKQVGEWELPFYGRAEHVPELGIWLGFTAGRKPHHLCAVDLSTMDMDGQAPTWQHVWDNATLPGEKNWYPLLFRLINMGDNRFCVAKLFGDDEMGKQFAVLTGVEMERGQDGLRMVQHKRTRYVFNDIAVKWVL; from the coding sequence ATGTTACGCCGGCGTTTTGTGAATCTGGTAGCGCAGAATTCCGACGGCGTTTATTCGCTGCGCCGCATCGAAGCGGCCAAGCATCTTTTCTACCCGTCAATAAAAGAAGCAGAAGAGTCAGCAAACGACgagaagaagaaatacaagaccTTGCGGCGGCTGCCTGACCCGATCACGAGCTTCGATCCGTCCCCCGTCGGTGTGTTGTTTCCTGGCTTGGAATGGTTCGAGCTCCTCGCACCCCGCAGCGGCGAGGGTCAGATCGTGAGCTCCAACAAGGCTGGCGACACCGTCATGTTCGACGCCGACAAGTCTCTCTATCTCACGCTGCCCAACCTCTACCAGGCCAAAGGCACGAGCCCAGTGAGCTTCTCCGTCACCCACCCAGGCAGCGGGCAGGATAGCCTCTACGTCTTGCACAGGTATCCTGGTCAAGCTGTTGCCCAGGCTCGGTTCTTGCCCGACCGAAGCGAGTACCCCCCCTCCTGCTTCGAGGTTCTCGAGTACAGGGCACTGTCCAATGATGTCAGGGACCCTATAAAGGGTTGGGATTGgcggcttcttcctcctcctccatttgtCCGTCAACCTGGATACCGGCCCTCCATGATTAACTCCCACACGACAATCAAGGACGCCAATGGTTGTACCACTATCTGCATATCGTCCGACAAGATTGGCACCTACTGCTTTGACACGTGGTGCTTCGATTCTACCCACCATCTTGGGTGGAAGCACCTGGACGTGTGGAAGCAAGTTGGGGAGTGGGAACTGCCGTTCTATGGGAGAGCCGAGCATGTTCCCGAATTGGGCATATGGTTGGGCTTCACGGCCGGCAGAAAACCTCACCACCTATGCGCTGTGGACCTCTCCACCATGGACATGGATGGCCAAGCACCCACATGGCAGCACGTCTGGGACAATGCCACCCTGCCTGGCGAGAAGAATTGGTACCCTCTGCTTTTCAGGCTCATCAACATGGGTGACAACAGGTTTTGCGTGGCCAAGCTCTTTGGAGATGATGAAATGGGCAAGCAGTTTGCCGTTCTTACTGGCGTGGAGATGGAGCGTGGCCAAGACGGCCTCCGGATGGTCCAGCACAAGCGCACTCGTTACGTGTTCAATGACATCGCTGTCAAGTGGGTGCTCTGA